One Methylobacterium oryzae DNA window includes the following coding sequences:
- a CDS encoding alpha/beta hydrolase, whose protein sequence is MVLEFRLDDPTPADPRRRWDTLAQEARDACYDNTRAVADSAAQVAARDAASAAYRAAHPAGLDVPYGPGARNALDLYPARDAAAPCLVFIHGGYWQRGARELFACFAEGPNAAGWSVAMVGYTLAPEASLSRIVAEIGAALDWLAAHGAARGIRGPLILSGWSAGGLLTAMQLGHPAVAAGLAISGVYDLAPIRQTSLDAKLSLTDGEIETLSPLRLPVIAKPLCIAYGSRELPALIHDARNLHALRAAAHAPGSLLPVPGAEHFSVLDALRRPGGLLVRAAHALLED, encoded by the coding sequence ATGGTGCTGGAGTTCCGCCTGGACGATCCGACCCCCGCGGATCCGCGCCGCCGCTGGGACACCCTCGCGCAGGAGGCGCGGGACGCCTGCTACGACAACACCCGCGCGGTGGCCGACAGCGCCGCCCAGGTGGCCGCCCGGGACGCGGCCTCGGCCGCCTATCGGGCGGCGCATCCGGCCGGCCTCGACGTGCCCTACGGCCCCGGCGCCCGCAACGCCCTCGACCTCTACCCGGCGCGGGACGCGGCGGCGCCCTGCCTGGTCTTCATCCACGGGGGCTACTGGCAGCGAGGCGCCCGGGAGCTGTTCGCCTGCTTCGCGGAGGGCCCGAACGCCGCCGGCTGGTCGGTGGCGATGGTCGGCTACACCCTGGCGCCGGAGGCGAGCCTTTCCCGGATCGTGGCGGAGATCGGCGCGGCCCTCGACTGGCTGGCCGCCCACGGGGCCGCGCGCGGGATCCGCGGTCCCCTGATCCTGTCGGGCTGGTCGGCGGGCGGGCTGCTCACCGCGATGCAGCTCGGCCATCCGGCGGTGGCGGCGGGTCTGGCGATCTCCGGCGTCTACGACCTCGCGCCGATCCGCCAGACCTCCCTGGACGCCAAGCTGAGCCTCACCGACGGCGAGATCGAGACCCTGTCGCCCCTGCGGCTCCCGGTGATCGCGAAGCCGCTCTGCATCGCCTACGGCTCCCGCGAACTGCCGGCGCTGATCCACGACGCCCGCAACCTGCACGCCCTGCGGGCGGCGGCCCACGCCCCCGGCTCCCTGCTGCCGGTCCCCGGGGCCGAGCACTTCTCGGTGCTCGACGCCCTGCGCCGGCCGGGCGGGCTCCTGGTCCGGGCGGCCCACGCCCTTCTCGAGGACTGA
- a CDS encoding carbonic anhydrase has protein sequence MNNLIQGIASFQGSVFPGQRQMYQQLVRDGQHPSALIIACADSRVSPEHITQAGPGDLFVCRNAGNIVPPASDVVGGVSSAIEYAVVALGVRDIVVCGHSDCGAMKGLMNRDLLKRMPSVAAWLRHAEAAERIVCEAYPEGMDAQARHHALALENVVVQLANLRTHPSVAAALAKGSLRLHGWFFEIETGALLAYDGASGQFRPIAGADMPVAQDSSASSRLQAA, from the coding sequence ATGAACAACCTCATCCAGGGCATCGCCAGCTTCCAGGGCAGCGTCTTCCCCGGCCAGCGGCAGATGTACCAGCAGCTGGTGCGCGACGGTCAGCACCCGAGCGCGCTGATCATCGCCTGCGCGGATTCCCGGGTCTCGCCCGAGCACATCACCCAGGCGGGACCCGGAGACCTGTTCGTCTGCCGCAACGCCGGCAACATCGTGCCCCCGGCCTCCGACGTGGTCGGCGGCGTCTCCTCGGCAATCGAGTACGCCGTGGTGGCCCTCGGCGTGCGCGACATCGTGGTCTGCGGCCACTCGGATTGCGGCGCCATGAAGGGGCTGATGAACCGGGACCTGCTCAAGCGGATGCCCAGCGTCGCGGCCTGGTTGCGCCACGCCGAGGCCGCCGAGCGGATCGTCTGCGAGGCCTATCCCGAGGGGATGGACGCCCAGGCCCGCCACCACGCCCTGGCCCTGGAGAACGTGGTGGTCCAGCTCGCCAATCTGCGCACCCATCCGAGCGTCGCCGCCGCCCTGGCCAAGGGATCCCTGCGGCTGCACGGCTGGTTCTTCGAGATCGAGACCGGTGCCCTCCTGGCCTACGACGGCGCGAGCGGGCAATTCCGGCCGATCGCCGGGGCCG
- a CDS encoding sensor histidine kinase, with the protein MQAVARSESLAAPCAGPADRTGRRGGWRDRWRAPRLRVVLALGFGTLGFLTTLTLAALVSREATRRLEAEVGGQLAEIAGQMARGLDIGMFERWRDIQIAAASDSLRDPGTGTAAKRAVMERLQATYPAYSIIGLIDADGRFSVTSTGALEGADVSGRDYFRGGRAGPYVGDVHPAKLLEALMPPDEAAARAAAREPLRLLDVAAPVRATDGRVLGVLAAHLDWTWARDMARILEAGLRGHRQGAEILILSRDGTVLLGPPALQGAPLPRSVLAGGRPLDPEGTSRVGPWPDGAAYLSARASTAGHRDYPGLGWQVVVRQTADRALISVAALRGGILAAGSAVALAAALLAWLLAGLIARPLLDLAVAAETLGRDQPLPTLPRSLVREGAMIADALAAAADERARRAETHRLLIDELNHRVKNTLATVQAMAAQSLKNLGAGAAAGRDAFEARLLALSRAHDILTRESWASADLRGIAAQAVRPFLGPDPVGGDPSNRDSSGRETSDRDPADRDAPGANTPRITLDGPDLRLPPEGALALTMILHELCTNAVKHGALSVPGGRAALAWTVEAGPDTETLRLTWRECGGPPVVSPSRKGFGTRLLERGLAGGRTASLTYEAGGLVYVAANPLPAARLHTGRA; encoded by the coding sequence ATGCAAGCGGTCGCGCGATCGGAATCCCTTGCGGCGCCCTGCGCCGGCCCCGCGGACCGGACCGGCCGCCGCGGCGGATGGCGTGACCGGTGGCGCGCGCCGCGGCTGCGCGTCGTGCTGGCCCTGGGTTTCGGCACGCTCGGCTTCCTGACGACCCTGACGCTCGCCGCCCTGGTGAGCCGCGAGGCGACCCGACGGCTCGAGGCGGAGGTCGGCGGCCAGCTCGCCGAGATCGCCGGTCAGATGGCCCGGGGCCTCGATATCGGGATGTTCGAGCGCTGGCGCGACATCCAGATCGCCGCCGCCTCGGACAGTCTGCGCGATCCCGGGACCGGAACGGCCGCCAAGCGCGCCGTGATGGAGCGGCTCCAGGCGACCTACCCGGCCTACTCGATCATCGGGCTGATCGACGCCGACGGGCGCTTCTCCGTCACCAGCACCGGCGCCCTGGAGGGCGCCGACGTCTCCGGCCGCGACTATTTCCGCGGCGGCCGCGCGGGCCCCTACGTGGGCGACGTGCACCCGGCCAAGCTCCTCGAGGCGCTGATGCCCCCGGACGAGGCCGCCGCGCGCGCGGCGGCGCGCGAGCCCCTGCGGCTCCTCGACGTCGCAGCGCCGGTGCGGGCGACGGACGGCCGCGTCCTCGGGGTGCTGGCCGCCCATCTCGACTGGACCTGGGCGCGCGACATGGCCCGCATCCTCGAGGCTGGCCTCCGGGGCCACCGCCAGGGCGCCGAGATCCTGATCCTGTCCCGCGACGGCACCGTGCTCCTCGGGCCGCCCGCCCTGCAGGGCGCCCCCCTGCCCCGCTCGGTCCTGGCGGGCGGCCGGCCCCTCGATCCGGAGGGCACGAGCCGGGTCGGCCCCTGGCCGGACGGCGCCGCGTATCTCAGCGCCCGCGCGTCCACGGCCGGCCACCGCGACTATCCGGGCCTCGGCTGGCAGGTTGTGGTGCGGCAGACGGCCGACCGGGCCCTCATCTCGGTGGCGGCCCTGCGCGGGGGCATCCTGGCGGCGGGCAGCGCGGTGGCCCTCGCGGCGGCGCTGCTCGCGTGGCTGCTCGCCGGCCTGATCGCCCGCCCCCTGCTGGATCTGGCGGTCGCGGCCGAGACCCTGGGCCGCGACCAGCCCCTGCCGACGCTGCCCCGCTCCCTCGTGCGCGAGGGCGCGATGATCGCCGACGCCCTCGCGGCGGCGGCGGACGAGCGGGCCCGGCGCGCCGAGACCCACCGGCTGCTGATCGACGAACTCAATCACCGGGTGAAGAATACCCTCGCCACCGTGCAGGCGATGGCGGCGCAGAGCCTGAAGAATCTGGGCGCCGGCGCGGCGGCCGGGCGCGACGCCTTCGAGGCGCGGCTCCTCGCCCTGTCGCGCGCCCACGACATCCTGACCCGCGAGAGCTGGGCGAGCGCGGATCTGCGCGGCATCGCCGCCCAGGCGGTGCGGCCCTTCCTGGGTCCGGACCCCGTGGGCGGCGATCCGTCGAACCGGGATTCCTCCGGTCGGGAGACTTCGGATCGTGACCCTGCGGACCGGGACGCTCCGGGTGCGAACACCCCGCGCATCACCCTGGACGGCCCCGACCTGCGGCTGCCGCCCGAGGGCGCCCTCGCGCTCACGATGATCCTGCACGAATTGTGCACCAACGCGGTCAAGCACGGCGCCCTGTCGGTTCCGGGCGGGCGGGCCGCGCTGGCCTGGACGGTGGAGGCGGGTCCCGACACCGAGACCCTGCGGCTGACCTGGCGCGAGTGCGGCGGCCCGCCGGTCGTCTCGCCGTCGCGGAAGGGGTTCGGCACCCGCCTGCTCGAGCGGGGCCTCGCCGGAGGCAGGACCGCCAGCCTCACCTACGAGGCCGGCGGCCTCGTCTACGTGGCGGCCAATCCCCTGCCCGCGGCGCGTCTCCACACCGGACGGGCCTGA